One Polaribacter sp. SA4-12 genomic window carries:
- a CDS encoding phage holin family protein translates to MKTFLKILLTALAVIVLANILPGISVAGYTSAIIVAVVISLLNMFVRPLLIFFTLPATIVTLGLFLFVINACIILLADKLVDGFAVEGFFWALLFSVLLSIFRSALFSLLKEDRKSIN, encoded by the coding sequence ATGAAAACATTTTTAAAAATTTTATTAACGGCTTTAGCAGTAATTGTTTTAGCTAATATTTTACCCGGAATTTCAGTAGCAGGTTATACTTCTGCAATTATTGTTGCAGTAGTTATTTCGTTATTGAATATGTTTGTGCGTCCACTTTTAATCTTTTTTACTTTGCCAGCAACCATAGTTACTTTAGGTTTATTCTTATTTGTAATTAATGCGTGTATAATTTTATTAGCAGATAAATTAGTAGATGGTTTTGCCGTTGAGGGATTCTTCTGGGCACTATTATTCAGTGTTTTACTGTCCATTTTTAGATCGGCATTATTTTCATTGCTAAAAGAAGACAGAAAAAGCATTAATTAG
- the tig gene encoding trigger factor: MNITKENIDALNAVVKVDIVADDYQAKVAELLTDYRKKADVPGFRKGHVPMGMIKKQYGKSIMIDEVNKLLQQSLNKFLADEKLDILGNPIPRMTEDFNWEAEVFSFEFELGLAPVFDVDLKAKEKVTQYNIVATEELLDEEVKNLQTRYGKMVPLEEATEKSNVTGTFVNEESEINKKSTFIVSDLNGEANQKLVVGAKVGDVIELDTKGLFEDAHRLEHILGVSHEQTHGLDVKVSFTVEEVTKTELADLDQELFDKLFSDGSITTVELLKEKIKEDAEKQFLQQGDQQLLNAITEHLVENTKFDLPAAFLKKWLKTAGEKELSEEEATAEFDKSEKGLRYQLIEGKIMKDNDLKLDYAELVAYAKGFIRTQMAQFGNMNPEEKELDDIAGRILQNQEEAQKLQSQLMSQKLLAFYKENMSFKSKELSYEDFIKEVYK, translated from the coding sequence ATGAATATTACAAAAGAAAACATAGATGCGTTAAACGCAGTTGTAAAAGTTGATATCGTTGCTGATGATTATCAAGCAAAAGTAGCAGAGTTATTAACAGATTACCGTAAAAAGGCTGATGTTCCTGGTTTTAGAAAAGGGCACGTGCCAATGGGAATGATTAAAAAGCAGTATGGTAAATCTATAATGATAGATGAAGTTAACAAGCTTTTACAACAATCTTTAAATAAATTTTTAGCAGACGAAAAATTAGACATTTTAGGAAATCCTATTCCAAGAATGACTGAAGATTTTAATTGGGAAGCAGAAGTATTTTCTTTTGAATTCGAATTAGGTTTAGCACCAGTTTTCGATGTAGATTTAAAAGCTAAAGAAAAAGTAACTCAATATAACATTGTTGCAACAGAAGAATTACTTGACGAAGAAGTTAAAAATCTTCAAACTCGTTATGGTAAAATGGTTCCTTTAGAGGAAGCTACTGAGAAATCAAATGTAACTGGTACTTTTGTAAATGAAGAAAGCGAAATCAACAAAAAATCTACTTTTATTGTAAGCGACCTTAACGGGGAAGCAAACCAAAAGTTAGTTGTTGGAGCTAAAGTTGGTGATGTTATTGAATTAGATACTAAAGGATTATTTGAAGATGCTCATAGATTAGAGCACATTTTAGGTGTTTCTCATGAACAAACTCACGGTTTAGATGTAAAAGTTTCTTTCACTGTAGAAGAAGTTACTAAAACTGAATTAGCAGATTTAGATCAAGAATTATTTGATAAATTATTTTCTGACGGAAGTATTACGACTGTAGAATTATTAAAAGAAAAAATTAAAGAAGATGCTGAAAAGCAATTCTTACAACAAGGAGATCAACAATTATTAAATGCAATTACTGAGCATTTAGTTGAAAACACAAAATTTGATTTACCAGCAGCTTTCTTAAAGAAATGGTTAAAAACTGCAGGTGAAAAAGAATTATCTGAAGAAGAAGCTACTGCTGAATTTGACAAATCTGAAAAAGGTTTACGTTATCAATTAATCGAAGGAAAGATTATGAAAGATAATGATCTTAAATTAGATTATGCAGAATTGGTAGCATATGCTAAAGGATTTATCCGTACGCAAATGGCTCAATTTGGTAACATGAATCCAGAAGAAAAAGAATTGGATGATATTGCTGGTAGAATCTTACAGAACCAAGAAGAAGCTCAAAAATTACAATCTCAATTAATGAGTCAAAAATTATTGGCTTTTTACAAAGAGAATATGAGTTTTAAATCTAAAGAGCTTTCTTACGAAGACTTTATTAAAGAGGTATATAAATAA
- the clpP gene encoding ATP-dependent Clp endopeptidase proteolytic subunit ClpP: protein MDYGKEFEKYATKHQGLNSTYLGKITSSLTPYIMEERQMNITQMDVFSRLMMDRIIFLGTGINDQVANVIQAQLLFLESVDANKDISIYINSPGGGVYAGLGIYDTMQFIKPDVATICTGMAASMGAVLMCAGAKGKRSALPHSRVMIHQPLGGAQGQASDIEITTREILKLKDELYAIIANHSGQTIEKVHNDSDRDYWMKADEAKTYGMIDEVLARKQ, encoded by the coding sequence ATGGATTACGGAAAAGAGTTCGAAAAATACGCAACAAAACATCAAGGATTAAATAGCACATATTTAGGTAAAATTACAAGTAGTTTAACGCCATATATTATGGAAGAGCGTCAAATGAACATTACTCAAATGGATGTTTTCTCTCGTTTAATGATGGATAGAATTATCTTTTTAGGAACAGGAATTAACGATCAAGTAGCAAATGTTATTCAAGCGCAATTATTGTTTTTAGAAAGTGTAGATGCTAATAAAGATATTTCAATTTACATTAATTCTCCAGGAGGAGGAGTTTATGCAGGTTTAGGTATTTATGATACAATGCAGTTTATAAAGCCAGATGTTGCAACAATTTGTACAGGTATGGCAGCTTCAATGGGAGCAGTTTTAATGTGTGCAGGTGCAAAAGGAAAACGTTCTGCGTTACCTCACTCTAGAGTTATGATTCACCAACCTTTAGGTGGTGCTCAAGGTCAGGCTTCAGATATTGAAATTACAACTAGAGAAATTTTGAAATTGAAAGATGAATTATATGCAATTATTGCAAATCATTCAGGACAAACTATAGAGAAAGTGCATAACGATTCTGATAGAGATTATTGGATGAAAGCAGATGAAGCAAAAACTTACGGAATGATTGATGAAGTTTTAGCAAGAAAACAATAG